CCAACCCCGAGCTGTAGCCCGAGTTGGCACCATAATCGCTCGGGGCAAGCATGACCGTGGCACCCAGCGCCGTCTTGGTGGTCATCCGATTTCCACCTGGGGCAGATGGGCAGACGAAAATCGAAACATTCGTTTCCCGAACGGCTTGATTCGCAGCCGAAGCCCAGTGTGCGTTGATGTTGTACTGCGACCACAGGGCATTCTGTTCCACGAACGGCAGCAGGAATACCAGATAGCTATGCGCCACCGAATACGACGTGATTCCCAATCGCGTCGCGGCGGCATTGATATTGCCACTGGCGGGAGTCGAGACGCCGCCCGGCGGGAAATAGCCGTTCTGCGTTTGGAAATTGTGCAACGCCAAGCCGATCTGCTTGAGGTTGTTTTGGCACTTCATGCGGGCGGCGGCTTCGCGCACTTTTTGCACCGCCGGCAGCAGCAAGCCGATGAGGATTGCAATAATCGCAATCACCACCAACAATTCGATCAGAGTAAACGCCGAGCGACGGCGGTTGAGACTCAACATGGGGATTCGATCCTTATGCTTTTCGATTCCGATACGATTCTTCCACCGGCGATCAGTCAACGTTCAGCACTTCACCATCGGCAATGAGGCAATAGCGGGCCCAGTTGGCCGAATCGATGCCATAACGCACGAAGCGCACCGAGCCATCGCCCAGCGCGGCGTTGAATCCGCCGGTATGCGAGCTACCGAAGCGAACCGACCAGAAGGTGGCAGCAGTCGATTTGGGATGCAGCGAATCGTCTTGCGGCACCAATTCCCCGAATCGGACGTGGTCTTGATCCCAACCGGAGTTGTTCCAACGTTCGTTATCGCCACCTGCGGAGCCAAGGGTGGTATGGTGGACTTGCTTTTCCCCCACCATGATCGTGTTGGTCAATCCATCGCTGACATCGGTCATGCGACGACGTTGTTCAATGGGGGCATCAATCGGCTTGGCACTGGTGGGATTCCGCCATTGCCGCACGAGCATCCCACGGGTGCCTTCTTCGCCCATCGTCCAGCCACCGTTGCCGGCGTAGTCGGATCGAGCGCCGTTGCTGTACACGGTCGGCTGACGACGCGACGGGCAATAGTAGGTGCGAATGGCTGCGTTGGCGACAACGGTGTCGTTCGTATTGTTGAAGACGTTTTCTTGTTCAATATACGGCAGAATGTAATACATCCAGGTCCAGCCGACGCGGGTGTTGGCCGAGCAGCAGTTCGTGTTGGGACCATCGGAACCGGCGGGCGGGAAGAACTGATTGGCGTCGTGGTAGTTGTGGAAGGCCAGGCCAATTTGCTTGAGGTTATTCTGGCACTGCATGCGGGCTGCGGCTTCTCGCACCTTTTGCACCGCTGGCAGCAGCAAGCCGATCAAAATTGCGATGATGGCAATCACCACCAACAACTCAATCAACGTAAATGCCGAGCGCCGCGAAAGAGGCTGTCGCATGAATACTCCATTCATCGGAGAAAATAAACAAAATGGCCCTCCAATCGGAGGGAACAAATCGCGGGCCACCGAAACTTTTTCAAGTCTGGCGGGTTAACGAAAAACTTATGAGACGTGAATGGGAGATTCGTGTAGGCGGAATGAAGATTCCAAGAAGAACAGTCTGGGACATGTCTCGATATCCAGACATGCCCCAATCCCTACGCCAGGAACGGCTGCGTGAGTTACGAATGAATTGCCTGTGAAACGACCTCAACTTCCTCGAAGATCTTGAATCGCTTGAAGAACTCCCTGAATCCGATTGTCTTTCAACGTCAGGCGTTGCGTTGATTTCCCGAGGCGAATTCCGATTCGATTCATCTTGCCTCGTGTTTCTTCGATCCGATTTTGAATGATTCGAATTTCTTCGGTTCCGCCTTGGACGTCGATGGCGATTCCGGCGTCTCCGCCACTGTCAACAATTTCATTTTCGAGGATCAAATTGCGGTGGCCTGCGAAACTCGGGCCACGCTCGGGGCGGAACAGGATGCCCACTTCGCCACTGGATTCGATCCGATTTTTGCGGATCAGGTTATCGGTATCGCGATGGCCAATCGAAATTCCGCTGCCACGATTGCCAATGCAGCGATTCTCTTCAGCGATGCCGTTCTTCACGCCCCAGCAAAAAAAAATCCCGATCTGATTTCGTTCCAAGCGGTTCCGTCGCATCACCGGCCGCTGCGACCCGCTGCCGGGGTGCATCCCCAGGCCGGAATGATCGTGACTATAACATTCCTCGACATGCACGTCATGACAAATCTGGAAAGAAATACCATCACCATGGTAATTGCCTGCGTCCACACGTTCGATGCGAATCCCACGGCAATCTTGGAGAAAGATACACCCGGCATAGTTGCCATCGAGTTCCGCATTCTTCGATCGATTGCCATCCAGCGTGAGATTGTCGATTTTCACCTGTTCCAGGAATTCGCCGGTGAGAATCGGAAAAAGTGTTTCGACCGTGCTATTGCCCAATTGCCAGAAATTCTCACGAACAGCGCGATCCAATTTGAATCGATTTCCACTCCGGGCCACGAGCGTGCGTTTGACCACCTGCATCGCCCCGCTGTGCGGTGATTTCGCCCGCAGACAGATCCCGTCGCCCACCCGAAATCCGCTGGCATCGGCCAAGGTAATCTCTTGATCGTACCAGTCGGTATCCGCCACCAACTTGGTGCCAATCGATGGCTCTTTGATGAGCACCGAATCGGCCCCACTCCCCTGCAATCGGATATTCGATGCCAGCGTGACGGCATTTCGCAATCGATAGACGCCGGGCAGAATTTTCACCGTGCCGCCACCGCGACGCGCCACCAGATCCACGGCCGCCTGAATGACCTTCTCATTGGTGCCGACAAGATCCGCGTCTTTGGTGCCGACCGTAATGGTCAAGCGTTCGTCCCAATTCGGCTCGATCGGATCGCCGGAAACCGCACGCGGAGCGGCCCGAGTCGGTTCCTCCGCATCCGCAGCGCGAATGCCTGCGAAGGCTGCCCCGGCTGCAAGCGATGCTCGAAGAAACTGCCGACGATGCGACAATTCCGATTGCGGGATGGAAGGATTTGAATTGGACACGAGATGCACTCCCGGAGAGACATGGGAAATCGGCGAGCGTGCCGATCATGCCACATCGGGAGTTCATCTGCAAGAATGTTCCGCGAAATGGAATTGCTGATCGCTCGACAGGCGATTCGCGGATCGCCCCACTCACGTCAAGCGATCACGAATCAATGACAAGGCGATCACACGGCCAACGGACCATCCAACGGATTAACGGGTGAGGCCGGTTGCGTCAGGCGGGCTTCCAGCTTGCGGATTTCCACCCACAGGGCATCCAAGGTTGGGGGCCGCTCGGCGGGATTCTTCGCCATCATGCGACGGACCAACTTCACAATGGAATCCGGGATTTCGGGTGCCGCATATTCCAAGGGTGGCGGTTCCGATTCGCGATGCAGCCGGATCATCTCCTTGGAGCTAATCGCGTGATACGGCATATGACCGGCCAACACATGGTAAAACACCACGCCGAGCGAATAGATGTCTGCCCGCGAATCAATATCGGAGTGGGGGTTGGCCTGTTCGGGGGCCATGTACGCTGCCGTGCCAATCGGGGCATCATCGTCGCATTCGGGGTCGCGCGCGTGGTTGCGATTCAGAGCCAGCCCCAAATCCGTGAGTTTGATCGCGCCATCCCGACCAATCAAGATATTCGCCGGCTTGACATCCCGATGCACCAGCCCAACTCGGGCAATTGCGTGCAGCCCCAGCGTCACCTGGCGAATCATCCGCAGGGCATTATCCCAGCGCATTCGTCCCGATTGCCGCAGCAAATCATCCAATGTCACCCCTTTGATGTATTCCATCACGAGGTACGGCCAATCGCCATGTTCTTCAAAGTCGTGAATCCGCACGACGTGGGGGTGATCCACCAGCGCCATCAATCGGGCCTCCATGCGAAAGTGATCGGCATAGAGTTGACGCTGGGTTGGATCTTCCGTGAGCGGAATCTTAATGGCCACATTGCGTTGCAGTTCGAGGTGAACCGCTTGGAACACAATGCTCGACGAACCGCGACCAATTTCGTTGAGCATCAAATAGCGGCCCCAGCGTTCACCGATGGCCGGAATCGTCCGTGGCCGTGATGTCGGAGTACCCGCTTGGTCAATCGACCTTGAGGAAGTTGGGAGCATAGTCCGCTCAATTCGGTCTTCAGGGTACGGATCGATGGGCAATTCAATGCGACCCAGTATTTTCAACAATGATTTGATTCTATCCCATTCATTTCTATTTTGGAAACGAGATTTCCCACTTCCCGCAAAAAATTCTGCTATCAGCAATATTTTATGCTCTCATCGAACATTCGGAGACAATCCATACAATCATCGCCAGAATGCTTGCCAGGAATTCTCGGCGGCGGCGAGACAATTGGGAATCCGCCTCCTATCTAAGGAGCAAGCAACAAGCGAAGTCCGGCAGCCTCATCCGCCGCCGCAGGATTCATCCATACCACACCGTGGGGGGAAGCGCGATGCAGTTCGATCTGGTATCGGCTCTGCTGGGATTGGTCGTCGGCGTGTCCAGTGTGATCGCCGTCATGATGGCGCAAAGTGGAGGCAACGTGGGCCAGGGACTCCGCCTGGGGCGTCGCGTCAAGACCGACCCCGAATTCGCCCGCAAACTGGAAGCGCTGCTGAATCCCCCGCCACCGCCGCCACCGGCTCCGGTAAAGCCGGACGGCACCCCCGTGCGATTGCTCGGTATCTTGCAGCGGGAAGCGCGGCTGGTCGATTTCTTGCTCGAAGATATTGCGCCGTATTCGGATGACCAAATCGGCTCCTCCGTGCGGGATATTCACCGCAAGGCCCAAGCGGCGCTCAAGGAATCGCTGACCTTTGAGCCGGTCATCACAGGCGAAGAAGGTGCGAGCGTGACCGTCGCCACCGGATTCGACCCCGCCGCCATTCGCTTGCTGGGCAATGTCGCGGGCAAACCCCCGTTCCAAGGAACGCTCCAACATCACGGCTGGCGTGTGAAAGTCGTCAAACTCCCGGCTCCTGCCGAAGGCCAAGACGAATTCGTCATCCATCCCGCCGAAGTCGAACTTCCCGGCGCATGATCGCCCGCACGATCGTGCGAAACCTCGCTAGTCGCTGACATCGACAGCAATCCCCACCGAATCCATCACCGATTCGGCGGGGATTTCGCATTTCGGAACACCTGCGCCAATCAATCATCTTGTTGCCGCGCCGGAGCCTCGTGGCCGAAACTCGACCTCACGAACAACCCCGCGTTATTGGCCTGCGACACCGTCACCGCCCGACCCAACGGCGGGACCCAGATCACCGATTCCCCCGGCTCGATTTTCGCAAACGACCGTACCGCCAACACTTGCGGCGGATTCCGCCCCTGGCCCGGCTTGAACAGCCCCACCCGAACGCCGACCAGTGGCAGCTTCGAAACATTCGTCAATCGCACCTGCATGGGCGGGCTGACGCGAAGATTGAACGGACCGCGTTCCCCATCCACAAATTCCCACATCAGACTGCCCTTGAGTGCCCGTTCAAAATCCTTCTTCCAAACTCGACGAAATTCGTCAAAGTGCGGATCGGCTCGGGCTTCCCGCTCGGTGACCTCTCCGGTCACGCCCATGGCAATCGTCAGCCATTTGAGCGTATCCTTTTTGATTGCTGGCACTTGCGAACAGAGCCGTGCCATATTGATGGCGAATCCCGGTGCTGATTCCAACCGCGTCGCCACCCGATTGGCCTCCGCCACCGCCGCCGATGAGCTACTGGCCTGGAACAGACACCACGCCTTCAGCGCAGTCAGCTTGCCTTGCGTCTCGCCGGATGCCCGCAGCGCTTCGCATTCGGCGATCAGTCGCGTCGCATAGGCCGCCGCCGGGTGCGGATACCGGCTCCAGATTTTGCCTTGGAAATCGAGTTTCGCCGCCTCGTGTGCCACCTGAGCCGCCACCGACAACAACAAAATGCGTTCCTGATTGTACGCCTCGGCATCCGGCAACAATCGCAGGTCGGCCACAATGTCATCCGCCAGCTTCAGCATCGCAAACGCGGAATTCGTCGTATCCGCTTCCTGCCCCAGGACTTGGCACCGCGCCAAGGCCAGCTTCACACGCAGATACGGATTCTTCTGCCCATCGGGATGCTTCAGCCGACTGGCGTATTCCTTCTCCAGCCCGTTCCAATCCGGCATCGGACGATCCGACGACTTCATCAACCGAGCCGTGCGATCGATCACCTCATCGAATTCATACGCATTCATCTGCAATGCCGCTTGACAATGCTGGGCCAACTTGCCTTGCACCCGCTTCAGCCCGCGCAGCAGATCCGACTTGGTCCCTTCCGCCGCCGCTGCCAACTTGTCTTCCAACTCCCGACGCACGGCCATCGCCTTCTTGCGAACCGCGAGATTCTCTTCGGCCAACTGGATGTATTTCTCCACATCTACCGAATCGTCATCGCGTTGCAGCTTTAACCGAACATCATTCGCCAGGTAAATTCCGGTCTTGGTATCAATGGTGCGAAGTTCGGCCTGCATGGTGGTATGCGCGGTGGCCAGATCCGCATTCACCTCGGCGAGCGTAGCGACCCACCGACGTTCGTAGCCTTCAAACTCCTCGGCCAACTCGACAATACTGCTGAAGCCGTTCACGCGCTCCGCATCCACAGTCCGCCGACTCAGCAGGCTCAGCCAGCGTTTCGCATCCTGTTTGAGCATTGGCATCCGGGGCGGAAACATGACCTGATTGACCGGGAGTTTCTCGACAAACCGTTGCGACTGACGCAGCGACAGGATGAATTCCTCGAACGCAAAGCCGATCAACTGATCTTCCGTGGGCCGATTCGCAGCCGGGGCCGACGCCAAATCAATCGTCGGGGGCGGCACAAACGCCCCGACAAAGCGCTTGGGCTTGCGCTCCTCGGTCGCCACATGCTGCCAAGTCGTCACGCGATCGCCTTGCCGAATTTGAATCGATTCGATCTTGCTCGTCGGATCATCCGCACGAATATCTCGCCAACTGGTGGTGATCTTGCCGCGCCGATTCGGATCGTATTCCCGGTAGACAAGCCGCGTGGGGGTCAGCCACATCAACAGCACCGGATTTCGCTTGATCTCGCCATCGTGGTTGGTCGCAATCGTCGCTTCGATCGGGCCAAAGCAGAGCACATCCGCAAACGGCGTTGGCTCATCAGCCCGAATCATTCCGGGAGACAGAATCGCCAGCACCATCGGCACCGCGTATCGCATCCAAGTTCGCATGGTTCGCTTCCATAAGAATCAATCAAGTCGAACACAAACGACCATTCATTTGTCTTCTCCTCGGTCCCCAAAATACGGTCGAGGGTTCCGCAAGTGACAGGAATGGGCCAAAATTGCGGAACCTGCCGTGAAAACGCAGATTCGGGGGAGGTGCGGCCGTCGAATTGGCCCAGTTCGGACGAACTGGCATAGATTTTTCCGCCGACTCCGCGTAGAGATCCCACTTGGACTGGGCGTTCCTCGCGGAGGATGAGCCGTGACGACGGAGTTGGTCAGCGAAAAAATTATCGAGACAGACCATCTCACCAAGATCTATCAGAATCGCCAGATCGCCCTCAACGATGTCACCTTGACCATCGAAAAGGGTTGGATTCTGGGCCTGCTAGGTCCCAATGGGGCGGGAAAAACCACGTTTCTGCGGCTGGTGCTGGGATTGCACCGGCCGACAGCGGGGACCGTCCGCGTCTTCGGCCAACCGATGACTCCGAACGCCGCCATGCTGCGACGCCGCATCGGCTACATCCCCACCAATCCCAAATTTCCACCGGGGATGACGCCGATTACCTACTTGGACTACATTGCCCGACTCTTCGGCCTCCCCAGTTCGATTCGCAAACCGCGACTGGCATCGCTGATTCGTGCAGTCGATCTGCTGCGACACTCCGGAGAGCCGATTGCGAACTTTTCCGTGGGCATGAACGCCCGACTCGCCGTCGCCGCCAGCCTCATCAACAAGCCCGACTTGCTGATCTGGGACGAACCGACGCACGGGTTGGACATCGAAGCGCGTCGTGGCATGCTCGAATTGATCAAAACATTAGCAGACGACAAGACCATCATCCTCTCCAGCCACAATCTGAGCGATGTCGATGAAGTCTGCAACCACGCCGCCGTGCTCAGCCAAGGGCAACTCATCTTCAGCGATTCGCTGCAAGAACTGAAGGGCCGCATTCGCAAGAATCACTACGAATTGGACCTGGACGGCGAGCAAAAAGCGATCACCAAGGTGATGACGCAACTCAAGACCATCGGCGACTTTAAGCTTGTCAACCTTCGGGGCCGACGTTTGGAATTGCGACTCTCCGACGATGCCTCCAATACCGGACTATTGGGCCAACTGTTCCAAATGCTGCACGATAGCAAAGTGTCGTTGATTAGCATTCGCAGCGTGGGCCAGCAGACCGAACAGGCGTTCCTGGATTTGGTCGAGAAGGAAGAATCTCGCGGATTTATCCGACTATACGATCAATCGGAAGCGGCATAATCCCATCAAAGGAATTCTGTCATGGAATCGACTTCACCGGTGACGTTGCCGATGCCTCGTTATCATCGGTGGCTGCCGTATTTCGCCGTCTTGCAAACGGATATTCGTCAGACGCTCCGCAGTTGGATTTTCCGTCTTTGGCTGCTCGTAACCGTTGGTGCAGCCGTGGGTTACATTCTGTACAAACTCGGCATCTACCGCGAAGCCGGGCTGATTCAGAAAGCCTCGATTCTCACCACCGACTTGATTCGCGGCATCATCTACGGCAGCATGGCGATGATTGCCATGCTCACCGTCTCCAGCATCGCCTCGGAGCGCGGCACGCTCGCCGATAGCGTCCTTTGCCGTGGCATCAGTCGCTCGCAATACTATCTCGCCAAGTGGCACGCACGTCTGATTGTCATCCTCGGCACATTTTCGCTCATTAGCCTAGGCGTCTTTGTTAGTGCCATCACCTTCATCAACGAAGAATTGTCCTGGCGCGGCGGACTGACGGCGATCTTACTGTTGACGATGCTGCTGGCCTCGATGGTCTCCATGGGCGTGGCGATTAGCGGCATGTGCCATTCGTCCATCATGGGAATCAGCATTTTATTGTTGATCCTCTACGGCGGCAGCTTCGCCCTGCAATTGCTCCCCGACTCGGTCCCGTCCCCGGATCGACTTCTGGCCATGATGCCCACTCTGCTTCGTGGGCAGATGGATTCCAACATGATTACCACCGTGCTCACCAGTTCGCTCGTGCTGTCACTGGCGACGGGGTTCGGTGGGTTGATCGGGTTCACCCGCCGCGATTTGTGATTCCAATCGGTTTGTTGGAATTTTCGCTAGTCAGCATCGGTTCTGCTCCGTATCCTGTGTACAGATTATCCGTGCAGGGCGGGGGCAATTGCTGGCATGAGCGAAATTACGTATCGGGACGCGGGACTTAATCTGGACACCTACGAGGAAACCCTCGAAGGCATTCGCCCGCTGATGCTTCGCACCCAGGATCGCACGCGGGTGCTTGATGGCTTTGGTGGCTTTGCCAGCCTATTTGACCTCGATCCCAATCGCTGGCTGTTCAACCGCAAATATCGTAAGCCCGTCCTGGTCACCTGCACCGACGGCGTCGGCACCAAGCTGAAAATCGCCACGATGATGGACCGCTACGAAACGGTCGGCATCGACCTCGTCGCCATGTCCGTCAACGACGCGCTCTGCACCGGGGCCGAGCCGCTCGTCTTCCTCGACTACCTCGCCATGCCCAAAGACGATCCCACGCTCACCAAGCGGCTGATGGTCGGCATGAGCGAAGGCTGCATGCAGGCCCAATGCTCACTTACGGGCGGCGAGACGGCCATTCTGCCCGATTTCTATGCACCCGGCGATTTTGACATGGCCGGCTTCTGCGTCGGCGTCGTGGACAAAGACCGCATCATCGACGGCAAACAAATCCAAGTCGGCGACGCCGTCATCGGCCTGGAATCCAGCGGCATTCATTCCAACGGTTACAGCCTCGTTCGCAAGCTCGCTTTCGACATCGCCAAACTCGGCGTTCACGATCGCGTCCCCGAACTCAGTCAAACCGTGGGCGAAACGCTGCTCACCCCCACCCGAATCTACGTTCAAGCAGTGCATGCCATCCTGCGGAATTACCCCGTGAAAAAACGGGTCGTTCGTGGCTTGGCCCACATCACCGGCGGCGGATTGGTGGACAACGTCCCCCGAATCCTCCCCCCCGGTCGCCGCGTCTTCCTGAAGCGCGGCTCGTGGCCCATTCCGCCAGTCTTCACCTGGCTGCAAGGCATCGGCAATGTTCCGCAGGCCGAAATGGACCGCGTTTTCAATATGGGCATCGGGTTTGTCATGGTCGTCGCCCCCTATTTCGCGGAGAGCATCATCCGCCAACTCGCCGCCGAGGGAGTCCCTGCTCACCTCATCGGCGAAGTCCGAGAAGGCGAACCGGCCGTGGAATGGGTCAGCTAATTGCTTGGTTTACTTGCACTCCGTGCCTCATTCTGAACAGTCGCCAAAGTGGGGTTGGCCGCCTTCTGTGCCAAACCCCGTTCAATTCTACGGGATTGTTCCGGATTCTGCCGAAATTTGTGATTCCGGCCTGAAAATTGCACGGCATGACGCCAGGTGAATCGAATCAACCAGACGGCACGTTCTGCCCCCTCTCCCGGGTTGTCGGGCGGATCGATGGACCTTGAGGTTCTTATGCCCAGCTTGCAAGCGATGGCGACTCGCACGAGTTTATTTCGCAACTACTCCATGGTGGGATTCGATGAGATGTTTGACCAATTCGGTCAAACCCGTCCCCACTATTTTCCGATGCTCGAACAACTTGAGCAACTCGGACGCAGCAGCCTGGAAGAACAGGCGCGACTTGCCGACAACATGATGCGGCAACAAGGGATTACCTTCACCGTCTACGGCCGAAGCCAAGGCGTCGATCGCATCATCCCCTTCGACCCCATCCCCCGCATCATCCCGCACGATGAGTGGGCGATGATCGAAGCCGGGCTGAAACAACGAGTCCACGCCCTCAATCTGTTCGTCCACGACGTTTACCACGATCGTCGCATTCTGAAAGATGGCTGGGTGCCAGCCGACCTCGTCCTCGGTGCCTCCGGGTATCGCCGCGAGATGAACGGCATTCAAGTGCCACAGGATATTTATATCCACATCTCCGGAATCGACCTGATTCGCGGTGCCGACGGTCAGTACATGGTGCTGGAAGACAATTGCCGCACCCCCTCCGGCGTGAGCTATGTGCTCAAAAACCGCGAGCTGATGAAGCAGGCCTTCCCGTCGCTGTTTGAATCGTACAGCGTGCAGCCGGTGGATGATTACGCCGCCAATCTGCTCGACGTGCTGCGATTTGCCGCGCCACCCGATAAAGCCGATCCGAATATCGTCATCCTCACGCCCGGTGTCTACAACTCCGCCTATTACGAACACAGCTTCCTTGCCCGACAAATGGGCATCGAGCTGGTCGAAGGCCGCGACTTGGTGCTCGACAACGGCAACGTGTTCATGCGAACGACCCGCGGCTTGGAACGCGTCGATGTCATCTACCGCCGCGTCGATGATGACTTCCTCGACCCGCTTAACTTCCGCCGTGATAGCCAGTTAGGCGTCGCCGGCCTCATGGGTGCCTATCGCGCCGGTCGAATCGGCCTGGCCAACGCCGTCGGCCCCGGCGTCGTCGATGACAAGGGCATCTACCCGTTTGTCCCCGACATTATCCGCTATTATCTGGGCGAAGATCCGATTCTCCCGAATGTCGAAACATTCCGACCGCTGATCCCCAGCCATCGCTCGCATATTCTGGCGAACCTCGACAAACTGGTCGTCAAGGCGGTCGATGCCTCGGGTGGTTATGGCATGCTCATCGGCCCCGCTTCGACCCGCGAACAGCAAGACGAATTTGCCCGCAAGATCGAAGCCAACCCGCGAGGCTACATCGCCCAACCGACGATTTCGCTCAGCCAACACCCCACACTCGTGGACGGCGGGAAACTCGAAGGCCGACATATCGACCTGCGCCCCTTCGTGCTCTACGGCCGCGAAATCAAAGTCCTCCAAGGCGGCCTGACCCGAGTCGCGCTCCCCAAAGGAAGCCTCGTCGTCAACAGCTCTCAAGGCGGCGGCACCAAAGATACCTGGGTTCTCCGCGGCCCCCGCAGCGAATCCCCATCCACCGCCGTCACCATGATGCAACAACAATCCCAAACCCAATCCACCTAATCCCTTCCATTCAGTAGGTGTGTCGGTGTGTGGGTCGCGGTCTGTGGGAGTGGAGTGGGACGCGGTCTGTGGGAGTGATGGAAGGGGCTCTGCCCCTGGCCCCCGGCCAAGGGACTTGAAAGCCCCTTGGCAATCCCCAGCTTCGCTCCGATCATTTTTCGGGGCGATCGATTGACTGCGTCACCTCGCTCACCCCGAAAAATGCTCCTCGCGGGGGGCCACCTCTGGGGCTTTTAGGCGAGGAACTACCGCTGGCTGACGCCCCTTTTTCAGG
This DNA window, taken from Tuwongella immobilis, encodes the following:
- a CDS encoding DUF1559 domain-containing protein codes for the protein MLSLNRRRSAFTLIELLVVIAIIAILIGLLLPAVQKVREAAARMKCQNNLKQIGLALHNFQTQNGYFPPGGVSTPASGNINAAATRLGITSYSVAHSYLVFLLPFVEQNALWSQYNINAHWASAANQAVRETNVSIFVCPSAPGGNRMTTKTALGATVMLAPSDYGANSGYSSGLESAGLADPTINRNSVLQPNVLISIPEIRDGTSNTILVSEDAGRPDRWEAGRMTSAGTQTDGGWADYDNAYIIHGYTNDGLTSPGPCHTNCSNNNEVYSFHTGGANHILADGSVRFIRNSLDIRIMVKLLTRSGEDIVSDF
- a CDS encoding DUF1559 domain-containing protein, which gives rise to MRQPLSRRSAFTLIELLVVIAIIAILIGLLLPAVQKVREAAARMQCQNNLKQIGLAFHNYHDANQFFPPAGSDGPNTNCCSANTRVGWTWMYYILPYIEQENVFNNTNDTVVANAAIRTYYCPSRRQPTVYSNGARSDYAGNGGWTMGEEGTRGMLVRQWRNPTSAKPIDAPIEQRRRMTDVSDGLTNTIMVGEKQVHHTTLGSAGGDNERWNNSGWDQDHVRFGELVPQDDSLHPKSTAATFWSVRFGSSHTGGFNAALGDGSVRFVRYGIDSANWARYCLIADGEVLNVD
- a CDS encoding right-handed parallel beta-helix repeat-containing protein, with amino-acid sequence MSNSNPSIPQSELSHRRQFLRASLAAGAAFAGIRAADAEEPTRAAPRAVSGDPIEPNWDERLTITVGTKDADLVGTNEKVIQAAVDLVARRGGGTVKILPGVYRLRNAVTLASNIRLQGSGADSVLIKEPSIGTKLVADTDWYDQEITLADASGFRVGDGICLRAKSPHSGAMQVVKRTLVARSGNRFKLDRAVRENFWQLGNSTVETLFPILTGEFLEQVKIDNLTLDGNRSKNAELDGNYAGCIFLQDCRGIRIERVDAGNYHGDGISFQICHDVHVEECYSHDHSGLGMHPGSGSQRPVMRRNRLERNQIGIFFCWGVKNGIAEENRCIGNRGSGISIGHRDTDNLIRKNRIESSGEVGILFRPERGPSFAGHRNLILENEIVDSGGDAGIAIDVQGGTEEIRIIQNRIEETRGKMNRIGIRLGKSTQRLTLKDNRIQGVLQAIQDLRGS
- a CDS encoding serine/threonine-protein kinase, which translates into the protein MLNEIGRGSSSIVFQAVHLELQRNVAIKIPLTEDPTQRQLYADHFRMEARLMALVDHPHVVRIHDFEEHGDWPYLVMEYIKGVTLDDLLRQSGRMRWDNALRMIRQVTLGLHAIARVGLVHRDVKPANILIGRDGAIKLTDLGLALNRNHARDPECDDDAPIGTAAYMAPEQANPHSDIDSRADIYSLGVVFYHVLAGHMPYHAISSKEMIRLHRESEPPPLEYAAPEIPDSIVKLVRRMMAKNPAERPPTLDALWVEIRKLEARLTQPASPVNPLDGPLAV
- a CDS encoding DUF2760 domain-containing protein, with product MQFDLVSALLGLVVGVSSVIAVMMAQSGGNVGQGLRLGRRVKTDPEFARKLEALLNPPPPPPPAPVKPDGTPVRLLGILQREARLVDFLLEDIAPYSDDQIGSSVRDIHRKAQAALKESLTFEPVITGEEGASVTVATGFDPAAIRLLGNVAGKPPFQGTLQHHGWRVKVVKLPAPAEGQDEFVIHPAEVELPGA
- a CDS encoding ABC transporter ATP-binding protein encodes the protein MTTELVSEKIIETDHLTKIYQNRQIALNDVTLTIEKGWILGLLGPNGAGKTTFLRLVLGLHRPTAGTVRVFGQPMTPNAAMLRRRIGYIPTNPKFPPGMTPITYLDYIARLFGLPSSIRKPRLASLIRAVDLLRHSGEPIANFSVGMNARLAVAASLINKPDLLIWDEPTHGLDIEARRGMLELIKTLADDKTIILSSHNLSDVDEVCNHAAVLSQGQLIFSDSLQELKGRIRKNHYELDLDGEQKAITKVMTQLKTIGDFKLVNLRGRRLELRLSDDASNTGLLGQLFQMLHDSKVSLISIRSVGQQTEQAFLDLVEKEESRGFIRLYDQSEAA
- a CDS encoding ABC transporter permease, with the protein product MESTSPVTLPMPRYHRWLPYFAVLQTDIRQTLRSWIFRLWLLVTVGAAVGYILYKLGIYREAGLIQKASILTTDLIRGIIYGSMAMIAMLTVSSIASERGTLADSVLCRGISRSQYYLAKWHARLIVILGTFSLISLGVFVSAITFINEELSWRGGLTAILLLTMLLASMVSMGVAISGMCHSSIMGISILLLILYGGSFALQLLPDSVPSPDRLLAMMPTLLRGQMDSNMITTVLTSSLVLSLATGFGGLIGFTRRDL
- the purM gene encoding phosphoribosylformylglycinamidine cyclo-ligase; amino-acid sequence: MSEITYRDAGLNLDTYEETLEGIRPLMLRTQDRTRVLDGFGGFASLFDLDPNRWLFNRKYRKPVLVTCTDGVGTKLKIATMMDRYETVGIDLVAMSVNDALCTGAEPLVFLDYLAMPKDDPTLTKRLMVGMSEGCMQAQCSLTGGETAILPDFYAPGDFDMAGFCVGVVDKDRIIDGKQIQVGDAVIGLESSGIHSNGYSLVRKLAFDIAKLGVHDRVPELSQTVGETLLTPTRIYVQAVHAILRNYPVKKRVVRGLAHITGGGLVDNVPRILPPGRRVFLKRGSWPIPPVFTWLQGIGNVPQAEMDRVFNMGIGFVMVVAPYFAESIIRQLAAEGVPAHLIGEVREGEPAVEWVS